The Nomia melanderi isolate GNS246 chromosome 7, iyNomMela1, whole genome shotgun sequence genome includes a window with the following:
- the LOC143174690 gene encoding uncharacterized protein LOC143174690: MSKSSVVYIVKRFEYEDRIDSIHQKGQPKKLDARDKRKLIRKIKKDPTLSKPKLAAEFLNEIGKKVHLQKIRKTLARKKPYVKEQNRKKRFHFANEFVLKQET, from the coding sequence ATGAGTAAAAGTTCAGTGGTATATATCGTCAAACGATTCGAATATGAGGACCGTATAGACTCTATACACCAAAAGGGCCAACCAAAAAAGTTGGATGCACGGGATAAGAGGAAACtaatcagaaaaataaagaaggaTCCTACACTCAGTAAACCAAAATTAGCAGCTGAGTTCTTAAACGAGATTGGGAAGAAGGTACATCTCCAAAAAATCCGCAAAACCTTGGCTAGGAAGAAACCGTATGTGAAGGAACAGAATCGAAAGAAGAGATTCCATTTTGCTAACGAATTTGTTTTGAAGCAAGAAACATGA